A genomic region of Rhodohalobacter sp. SW132 contains the following coding sequences:
- a CDS encoding ATP-binding protein produces the protein MNNSSKKPLRIKDLTIGTMPGFPSGMKPFEDFSDGINIIAGPNASGKSTTANAIQKLIWQNDTSRIKLSGHAEMNGDPWTLRVDSGHKLVQRNGVDDEITGVPAAEEQNRYMLALHKLLTADGKELAKQIIRESVGGYDPEKAAENLEYSSNISPKNTRVFKSFDDAEKAVRKSQQAQKEIKEEEEKLTDLYLKREKAEQSLRRAEFYELTVEKMKAEQSFEELRDQKERLPSVLENAHGEELSRVEGIESEISDAEEKIRSANRVISDCRDRLGKLTIPESGVSEKDLDELENRVKRIGELEKEIASLEKDQKSLEKKRSEALKRIGEDADPEKLRKLDLQDVGDLDRFLEEAHRVASDKRVLEQENSEFEKEKSGELDDPEAIRDGIGALGNWLKEVPTGRSFPSWVILSIVVLAVLSAVAGFFIPEVGLVGLIAILLFSVYGWMQLRNKGDNQTERVRVGDFQNTGLNPPAAWNPEEVRTRLDELISELRDARWQERIAGKLENSRSRLNELQSRMETVEKRGGELKERLSVIPELPFEEPAGYSQLAWYVTAVQNWQTADADLKALVEAGTEKRDQYGEEIEKATTLIKPYSDPSIEDSAEADAVFKNLKKQEEKRSRAVEEIGRQKTAIETEQELIDRKKQDLKAIYNKFEIPAGEKDQLRKLVDQVGEYDEIVNDYQVAEREYQKKLRSLVEHSLYEEEQDRLAKVTADQAEAYRKELLEEGDKVENLREEIARIEARVENVKSGNSLERALAERDEAVEGLKNLYEQNLSKLTGRLLVDKVKERMREQNRPKVFKEANRLFNRITKGRYELRIEENDESVFRAYDTVDKEGRSLDELSSGTRIQLLMAVRLAFVETQETSIKLPILADELLANSDDIRAEAIIEALTEISRDGRQVFYFTAQGDEVAKWENYLNQNGMNDHKVFYLTGERSGATYKTTQPDWQPISLLQDIPGPGSLSYNAYGEKLNVPPFNPLTDEPEQLHLWYLMDDPDLLYNTLSSGINYWGALKNYLKEGGIIEGLDEQEIRKMEEKAELLDRYLKLYRQGRPRPIDRGVLEESGAVSDSFIDAVSEKLEELNSDPAKLLEALRNGEISGFRTNKMDELENYLLEQGYLDTREPLQREMIENALNALISNLSISRKEADIFLRRFIG, from the coding sequence ATGAATAACTCATCCAAAAAGCCGCTGCGAATCAAAGACCTTACGATTGGGACAATGCCCGGTTTCCCTTCAGGGATGAAACCTTTTGAAGATTTTTCGGACGGGATCAACATTATTGCCGGTCCGAATGCATCGGGGAAGAGCACGACTGCGAACGCAATCCAAAAGCTGATCTGGCAGAACGATACCAGCCGGATTAAACTAAGTGGCCACGCCGAGATGAATGGCGATCCCTGGACGCTTCGCGTTGATTCTGGTCACAAGCTGGTTCAGCGGAACGGGGTAGATGATGAGATTACCGGGGTGCCTGCGGCTGAGGAGCAGAACCGATATATGCTGGCACTTCATAAGCTACTGACGGCGGACGGAAAAGAGCTGGCGAAACAGATTATCCGGGAATCGGTGGGGGGATACGATCCGGAAAAAGCTGCGGAGAATTTGGAGTACAGTTCAAATATAAGTCCAAAGAATACTCGTGTTTTCAAAAGTTTTGATGATGCTGAGAAAGCAGTGCGAAAGAGCCAGCAGGCACAAAAAGAGATCAAAGAGGAAGAAGAAAAACTTACTGACCTGTACCTGAAGCGGGAGAAGGCGGAACAATCTCTTCGAAGGGCTGAATTTTATGAGCTGACCGTTGAGAAGATGAAGGCGGAGCAATCTTTTGAAGAACTTCGGGATCAAAAAGAGAGACTCCCGTCCGTGCTGGAAAATGCACACGGCGAAGAGCTGTCGAGAGTTGAAGGCATTGAATCGGAAATTTCGGATGCAGAGGAAAAAATCCGGTCAGCTAATCGTGTGATCAGTGATTGCCGGGACCGGCTCGGTAAACTGACCATCCCGGAATCAGGCGTGTCTGAAAAAGATCTGGATGAACTGGAGAATCGTGTCAAGCGAATCGGGGAGCTTGAAAAGGAGATTGCCAGTCTGGAAAAGGATCAGAAATCCCTTGAGAAAAAGCGGTCGGAAGCACTGAAACGAATTGGGGAAGATGCAGATCCTGAAAAGCTGCGGAAACTGGACTTGCAGGATGTTGGTGATCTGGATCGATTTCTTGAGGAAGCTCACCGGGTTGCAAGTGATAAGCGGGTGCTGGAACAGGAGAATAGCGAGTTTGAGAAGGAGAAGAGCGGTGAATTGGACGATCCTGAAGCGATCCGGGATGGAATCGGGGCGCTGGGCAATTGGCTGAAGGAAGTTCCGACCGGCCGATCGTTTCCATCGTGGGTGATTTTGTCGATCGTGGTTCTGGCGGTTCTGTCCGCTGTGGCCGGGTTCTTTATCCCGGAAGTTGGATTGGTCGGGCTGATTGCGATTTTACTGTTTTCAGTTTACGGATGGATGCAGCTTCGAAACAAGGGCGATAATCAAACCGAACGAGTGCGGGTCGGAGATTTTCAAAATACGGGACTGAATCCGCCTGCGGCATGGAATCCGGAGGAGGTCCGAACGCGGCTGGATGAACTGATATCGGAACTGCGGGATGCCCGGTGGCAGGAGCGAATCGCCGGGAAGCTGGAGAACAGCCGGTCAAGGCTGAATGAGCTGCAAAGCCGGATGGAAACTGTGGAAAAAAGAGGAGGTGAACTGAAAGAGCGTCTCTCAGTTATTCCCGAACTGCCATTTGAGGAGCCAGCTGGGTATAGTCAGCTTGCGTGGTATGTCACAGCTGTACAGAACTGGCAGACGGCGGATGCAGATCTAAAGGCGCTTGTTGAGGCGGGGACTGAGAAGAGAGATCAATACGGTGAGGAGATAGAGAAGGCGACGACCCTGATTAAACCGTATTCAGACCCTTCGATTGAAGATTCGGCGGAAGCGGATGCGGTTTTCAAAAATCTGAAAAAACAGGAAGAGAAGCGGAGCAGGGCAGTCGAAGAGATCGGGCGGCAGAAAACGGCCATTGAAACAGAGCAAGAACTGATCGACCGGAAGAAGCAGGATTTGAAAGCGATCTATAACAAGTTTGAGATTCCGGCCGGTGAGAAAGATCAGCTTCGGAAGCTGGTGGATCAGGTCGGTGAATACGATGAGATTGTGAATGATTACCAGGTTGCGGAGAGGGAGTATCAAAAAAAGCTGCGTTCACTCGTGGAGCACTCGCTATACGAAGAGGAACAGGATCGGCTGGCGAAGGTCACGGCTGATCAGGCCGAAGCCTATCGAAAAGAATTGCTGGAAGAAGGGGACAAAGTGGAGAATCTGCGGGAGGAGATCGCCCGAATTGAAGCACGGGTGGAGAACGTGAAATCGGGAAATTCGCTCGAAAGAGCACTTGCGGAACGGGATGAGGCAGTGGAGGGATTGAAGAACCTCTACGAGCAGAATCTGTCCAAACTGACCGGCCGGCTGCTGGTGGACAAGGTGAAAGAGCGAATGCGGGAGCAGAATCGTCCAAAGGTGTTTAAGGAGGCGAACCGGCTGTTCAACCGCATCACCAAAGGGCGGTATGAGTTGCGGATTGAGGAGAATGATGAGTCGGTGTTCCGCGCTTATGATACTGTAGACAAGGAGGGGCGCAGCCTGGATGAACTCTCCTCCGGTACGCGGATTCAGCTCCTGATGGCGGTCAGGCTGGCGTTTGTGGAGACGCAGGAGACTTCTATCAAGCTGCCGATCCTGGCGGATGAACTGCTGGCCAATAGTGATGACATCCGTGCAGAGGCGATCATCGAGGCGCTGACCGAAATCAGCCGTGACGGGCGACAGGTGTTCTATTTTACTGCCCAGGGTGATGAGGTGGCTAAGTGGGAGAATTATTTGAATCAAAACGGGATGAATGACCACAAGGTGTTTTACCTGACCGGGGAGAGGTCCGGTGCCACGTATAAAACCACTCAACCCGACTGGCAGCCAATCAGCCTTCTGCAGGATATACCCGGGCCAGGTTCATTGAGTTACAATGCGTACGGAGAAAAACTAAATGTACCGCCCTTCAATCCGCTGACGGACGAACCGGAACAGCTCCATCTCTGGTATTTGATGGACGATCCGGATTTACTTTATAACACGCTTTCATCCGGAATTAACTATTGGGGAGCCCTTAAAAACTACCTGAAAGAGGGCGGTATAATTGAAGGGTTAGATGAGCAAGAGATCAGGAAAATGGAGGAGAAAGCAGAACTTCTGGATCGTTATCTGAAACTCTATCGACAGGGACGGCCGCGGCCGATTGACCGGGGGGTGCTGGAAGAATCGGGAGCGGTATCGGACAGCTTTATCGATGCGGTATCAGAGAAGCTGGAAGAGCTGAACAGTGACCCGGCAAAATTGCTCGAAGCCCTGAGAAATGGTGAGATTTCGGGGTTCAGGACAAATAAAATGGATGAACTGGAGAACTATTTGTTGGAGCAGGGATATCTTGATACAAGAGAACCGCTACAAAGAGAGATGATCGAAAATGCGTTGAACGCGTTGATTTCGAATCTGTCGATATCCCGTAAGGAAGCCGATATATTTTTGAGGCGGTTCATCGGATAA
- a CDS encoding DNA repair exonuclease, producing MKILASADLHLGKQSSNVSKSLSESSVKFTWERIVAYAVEEQVDALLLAGDVVDRDNRFFEAIGPLQQGFDTLDNAGISVVMVSGNHDFDVLPDIIRNREYNHVHLLGEKGEWEAKMIETRSGKLQVLGWSFPKQHIMEDPLLQLSIQNLDLDPNLPTVGLLHGDLYDRKSHYAPTDFTGFPAGVPHAWVIGHIHKPDIVRAHDPLVLYPGSPQALSAKEPGIHGASLLSFDGRTVRSEQVPLSPVRYEPLSVDVTGIEHQTDFRNLVLEQMRNYVLANVMKLENVSHMICDIMLTGRHPSVTDLDKWSQFADELEQQVEAETVVSVRKMINLAEPVVDNLEELAKQPTPPGMIAKLILDLESGDSTEFSEELMMDLKDQISSANRSGTYQPLSRFDEQIPDSDESARDILLKESRQLLGELLSQKENA from the coding sequence ATGAAAATTCTTGCAAGCGCAGATCTTCACCTTGGAAAGCAGTCGTCAAATGTGTCAAAATCGCTGAGTGAAAGTTCCGTGAAGTTTACGTGGGAGCGGATTGTGGCATATGCCGTCGAGGAGCAGGTGGATGCATTGCTGCTGGCTGGTGATGTGGTGGATCGCGATAACCGGTTTTTTGAGGCGATCGGGCCGCTCCAGCAGGGGTTTGATACGCTGGATAATGCAGGAATTTCCGTGGTGATGGTATCGGGTAATCACGATTTTGATGTCCTGCCGGATATCATTCGGAACCGGGAGTATAATCACGTTCATCTGCTGGGTGAAAAAGGAGAGTGGGAAGCCAAAATGATCGAAACCCGGTCGGGTAAACTGCAGGTTCTGGGATGGTCATTTCCGAAGCAACATATCATGGAGGATCCGCTGCTGCAGCTCTCGATTCAAAATCTGGACCTTGACCCAAATCTTCCCACCGTTGGACTGCTGCATGGAGATCTGTACGACCGGAAAAGTCATTATGCACCCACAGATTTTACCGGGTTCCCGGCCGGAGTTCCGCATGCGTGGGTGATCGGCCACATCCATAAGCCGGATATTGTCCGGGCCCACGATCCGCTGGTTCTCTATCCCGGATCACCCCAGGCATTGAGTGCCAAAGAGCCGGGAATTCACGGTGCCAGCCTGCTTTCTTTCGATGGCAGAACGGTGAGGTCTGAACAGGTTCCGCTTTCCCCGGTGCGTTACGAGCCGCTTTCGGTGGATGTGACCGGCATTGAACATCAAACCGATTTCCGTAACCTTGTACTGGAGCAGATGAGAAATTATGTTCTGGCAAATGTGATGAAGCTTGAGAATGTATCACACATGATTTGTGATATTATGCTGACCGGCCGGCATCCAAGTGTGACCGATCTGGATAAATGGTCTCAGTTTGCTGATGAGCTGGAGCAGCAGGTGGAAGCGGAGACAGTGGTGAGTGTCCGCAAAATGATAAACCTGGCTGAACCGGTTGTTGATAACCTGGAAGAGCTGGCAAAACAACCCACGCCGCCCGGCATGATCGCAAAACTGATTTTAGACCTTGAATCGGGAGACTCAACTGAGTTTTCAGAGGAACTGATGATGGATCTGAAGGATCAGATCAGCAGTGCAAACCGTTCCGGCACCTACCAGCCGCTTTCCCGATTCGATGAACAGATCCCCGATTCTGATGAATCTGCCCGTGATATTTTACTCAAAGAGAGTCGTCAGCTCCTGGGAGAACTTCTTTCACAAAAGGAAAATGCATAA
- a CDS encoding endonuclease domain-containing protein: protein MKRPIIPYNPRLKQRARELRNNSTLSEVILWNHLKGKQMLGFDFHRQRPVGNYLVDFICSELYLVIELDGYTHLLDEQGERDELREKQLKAFGLHTIRFWDEEVYNEIDNVLRVIEATVIKQKKQLGL from the coding sequence ATGAAACGACCTATCATTCCTTATAACCCAAGATTGAAACAACGAGCCAGGGAGTTGCGAAATAACAGCACATTGAGTGAGGTTATACTCTGGAATCACCTGAAAGGAAAACAGATGTTGGGCTTTGATTTCCATCGTCAGCGGCCGGTCGGTAACTATTTAGTCGATTTCATCTGCAGTGAACTCTACCTGGTGATTGAGCTGGATGGGTATACGCATTTGCTTGATGAACAAGGTGAGAGAGACGAGCTCCGTGAGAAACAGCTTAAAGCGTTTGGACTCCATACCATCCGGTTCTGGGATGAGGAGGTGTATAATGAGATTGACAATGTACTCAGGGTTATAGAAGCCACGGTTATCAAGCAGAAAAAACAATTAGGACTCTAA
- the gltB gene encoding glutamate synthase large subunit: MTLRKAPGKQGLYNPVHEHDACGMGFVVNMKGEKSNKIVRQAITVLSNLDHRGATGSEPNSGDGAGILLQIPHKFLKQSCQGLGIELPESGDYGVGMVFLPGERDDRLKCERLMEKIIKEEGHEILGWRKVATDNSKLGKSARANEPGVRQVFIKRGEQYTTDLDFERSLYILRRRITKEIDETEYFINEKEIFYIASLSSRTIIYKGMLTTKQLEGYYPDLREPTMETALALVHSRFSTNTFPSWELAHPYRYVIHNGEINTMRGNQNWMHARQARLETELFGDELEKLFPIVQEGGSDSERFDNCLEFLYLSGRSLPHAMMMMIPEPWEKHEDMDDDLSAFYEYHSCLMEPWDGPASIAFTDGKVVGATLDRNGLRPSRYYVTQDDTVVLASEVGVLSFPPEDIVQKERLQPGRMLLIDTEQGRIISDEEIKQKIATEQPYRKWLDENLVKFDTIVKDPDPKAPEVNHEQVLHRQKVFGYTYEDLKINVGPMAENMLQPVGSMGNDAPIAVLSNQPQLLYNYFKQLFAQVTNPPIDPIREELITSTETLLGSQGNILNPTPQSCRQIELETPVLTNEEIDTLKNIDLSGFQTTVLPILFKAGSGGNGLEKAMDNLFSAADAAIEQGANILILSDRDFDDKQVPIPALLAVSGLHHHLIRTGQRTEISIVLESGEPRETHHFCTLLGYGVDAVNPYMAYESIHDLIREELLEDISFEKAVKGYNKAVVKGIVKVMSKMGISTIKSYRAAQIFEALGISQKVIDKYFTWTDSRIEGIDLDIIAKEAQMRHDHAYPETQVNGQVLDEGGQYKWRKKGEYHMYNPETVHLLQFASKTNDYQLYKEYAKRLDDQFDPPPTLRHLIDFNFEQEPISIDEVESVESICKRFKTGAMSYGSISRETHEALAIAMNRLGGKSNSGEGGEESERYVPDTNGDSRNSSIKQVASGRFGVTSEYLNSGTEIQIKMAQGAKPGEGGELPGRKVYPWIAKVRYSTPGVGLISPPPHHDIYSIEDLAQLIHDLKNSNRRARINVKLVSLVGVGTIAAGVSKGHADVILISGHDGGTGASPQTSIKHAGLPWELGLAETHQTLVLNDLRSRVTLEADGQIKTGRDIVVAALLGAEEYGFGTSALITLGCIMMRVCHLNTCPVGIATQNPDLRHKFKGDPQYVVNFMKFIAQDVREYMAKLGFRTIDEMIGQSDKLKQREITHWKGKHLDLSPVLFKPDAPEGVGIRRLIEQDHGLDNAMDIQTLMDICEPALSKKKPVRARLPIQNINRVAGTIIGCEVTKRYGPAGLPEDTIHLNFNGSAGQSFGAFVPKGMTLELQGDANDYFGKGLSGGKLILYPDEGIRFKPEENIILGNVSFYGATSGEAYIRGMAGERFCVRNSGVNAVVEAVGDHACEYMTGGRVVVLGSTGRNFAAGMSGGIAYVLDLHDRFEKNCNKEMVSLQRLSDEDEIQNVKKMILNHGEYTDSHLAWKVLAKWEMLQDKFVKVMPKDFEQMQISIAKAKKNGADDEKAAMDAFLENKAV, encoded by the coding sequence ATGACTTTACGTAAAGCTCCAGGAAAACAAGGTCTCTACAATCCCGTACACGAACACGATGCGTGTGGTATGGGATTTGTCGTTAACATGAAAGGCGAAAAGTCTAACAAGATTGTCAGACAAGCCATCACGGTTCTCAGCAATCTTGATCACCGTGGTGCTACCGGCAGTGAGCCGAACAGCGGTGACGGGGCAGGAATTTTACTGCAAATCCCGCACAAGTTCCTCAAACAATCCTGCCAGGGTTTAGGTATTGAACTCCCTGAATCCGGGGATTATGGTGTAGGAATGGTATTTCTGCCGGGTGAACGGGATGATCGTCTCAAATGCGAACGATTGATGGAAAAGATCATCAAAGAGGAAGGTCATGAAATTCTCGGCTGGCGAAAAGTTGCCACCGATAACTCCAAATTGGGGAAATCTGCCCGGGCCAATGAACCCGGCGTGCGTCAGGTTTTCATCAAAAGAGGTGAACAATATACAACGGATCTCGATTTTGAACGCAGCCTGTATATTCTTCGTCGAAGAATTACCAAAGAGATTGACGAAACTGAATATTTCATCAATGAAAAAGAGATTTTTTATATCGCAAGCCTCTCCTCCCGAACGATTATTTATAAAGGGATGCTTACGACCAAGCAGCTCGAGGGATATTACCCTGATCTGCGGGAACCTACCATGGAAACCGCGCTCGCGCTGGTCCACTCCCGGTTTAGTACCAACACGTTTCCAAGCTGGGAACTTGCACACCCCTATCGGTATGTGATTCACAATGGCGAAATTAATACGATGCGCGGTAACCAAAACTGGATGCACGCACGTCAGGCCCGCCTCGAAACCGAACTTTTCGGAGATGAGCTCGAGAAACTCTTCCCCATCGTGCAGGAAGGCGGGAGTGATTCGGAGCGGTTTGATAACTGCCTTGAATTCTTGTACTTAAGCGGCCGGTCCCTCCCCCACGCCATGATGATGATGATCCCCGAACCGTGGGAGAAGCACGAGGATATGGATGACGATCTGAGCGCTTTCTACGAATATCACAGCTGCCTGATGGAGCCGTGGGACGGACCCGCATCCATCGCATTTACGGACGGAAAGGTTGTGGGTGCTACACTCGATCGAAACGGACTGAGGCCATCACGATATTATGTCACCCAGGATGATACCGTTGTTCTTGCATCAGAGGTTGGAGTCCTTAGTTTCCCCCCCGAAGACATTGTGCAAAAAGAGCGGCTTCAGCCCGGACGAATGCTCCTCATCGATACGGAACAGGGACGAATCATTAGTGACGAGGAGATTAAACAGAAGATCGCCACTGAACAACCTTACAGAAAGTGGCTTGATGAAAACCTGGTGAAGTTCGATACCATTGTTAAAGATCCGGATCCAAAAGCGCCGGAAGTGAATCATGAGCAAGTTCTGCACCGGCAAAAAGTTTTCGGCTATACGTACGAAGATCTCAAGATCAATGTGGGTCCGATGGCAGAAAATATGCTGCAGCCGGTCGGTTCGATGGGGAATGACGCCCCGATCGCCGTACTGTCAAACCAGCCTCAGTTGCTCTATAACTACTTTAAACAACTTTTTGCGCAGGTCACGAACCCTCCGATCGACCCGATACGGGAGGAGTTGATTACATCTACTGAAACTCTTTTAGGATCGCAGGGGAATATCTTAAACCCAACTCCACAAAGCTGCCGCCAGATTGAGCTGGAAACTCCGGTGCTGACAAATGAGGAGATCGACACACTCAAAAATATTGATCTGTCAGGGTTTCAAACAACTGTACTGCCAATTCTCTTTAAAGCTGGCAGCGGTGGTAACGGTCTTGAAAAGGCGATGGATAACCTGTTTTCCGCAGCCGATGCAGCCATCGAACAGGGCGCCAATATTCTGATATTGAGTGACCGGGATTTTGATGACAAACAGGTTCCAATTCCCGCTCTTCTTGCCGTTTCCGGGCTTCACCATCACCTGATACGTACCGGCCAGCGCACCGAAATCAGCATTGTACTCGAATCGGGCGAGCCAAGGGAAACCCACCACTTCTGTACCCTGCTCGGATATGGTGTGGATGCGGTGAACCCCTATATGGCATACGAAAGTATTCACGACCTGATCCGGGAAGAACTGCTTGAAGATATTTCGTTTGAGAAAGCCGTGAAGGGGTACAACAAAGCGGTTGTGAAAGGTATTGTGAAGGTGATGTCCAAGATGGGAATCTCAACCATCAAATCGTACCGCGCTGCGCAAATTTTTGAGGCGCTTGGAATCAGCCAGAAAGTGATCGACAAATATTTCACCTGGACCGATTCCAGAATTGAAGGAATCGACCTGGACATTATCGCAAAAGAAGCTCAAATGCGTCACGATCACGCCTATCCGGAAACCCAGGTGAATGGTCAGGTTCTCGATGAAGGCGGCCAGTACAAGTGGCGGAAAAAGGGGGAATATCACATGTATAACCCCGAAACGGTTCATCTTTTGCAGTTTGCCAGCAAAACAAATGATTATCAACTCTACAAAGAGTATGCAAAACGGCTTGATGATCAGTTTGATCCCCCACCTACACTTCGCCACCTGATCGATTTCAATTTTGAACAAGAGCCGATTTCGATCGATGAGGTTGAATCTGTTGAATCAATCTGTAAGCGATTTAAAACCGGGGCGATGTCGTACGGCTCCATCAGCCGGGAAACGCATGAAGCCCTTGCGATTGCGATGAACCGTCTCGGTGGAAAAAGCAATAGTGGTGAGGGTGGCGAAGAGTCAGAACGCTATGTACCTGATACCAATGGCGATTCGCGAAACAGTTCCATCAAACAGGTGGCATCGGGACGATTTGGTGTAACGAGCGAGTACCTGAACAGCGGCACCGAAATCCAGATTAAAATGGCACAGGGAGCCAAGCCGGGCGAAGGCGGGGAACTGCCGGGCCGAAAAGTCTACCCGTGGATAGCGAAGGTCCGATATTCAACTCCGGGGGTTGGTTTGATTTCCCCTCCGCCCCATCATGATATCTACTCCATTGAAGATTTGGCTCAGCTGATTCACGATCTGAAAAACTCTAATCGCAGGGCGCGAATCAACGTGAAACTGGTCTCCTTGGTCGGGGTCGGGACGATCGCAGCCGGGGTTTCCAAAGGCCATGCGGATGTAATTCTGATCAGCGGTCACGATGGCGGTACAGGCGCATCACCCCAAACCAGTATCAAACATGCCGGTTTGCCGTGGGAACTTGGCCTGGCGGAAACGCACCAAACCCTCGTCTTAAATGACCTCCGCAGCCGGGTTACCCTCGAGGCGGATGGCCAGATCAAAACCGGACGTGACATCGTAGTTGCCGCCCTCCTGGGTGCTGAAGAGTATGGATTTGGTACCAGCGCACTGATTACCCTGGGCTGTATTATGATGCGTGTTTGTCATTTAAATACATGCCCGGTTGGTATTGCGACGCAAAATCCTGACTTGCGCCACAAATTTAAAGGAGATCCTCAGTATGTAGTGAATTTCATGAAATTCATCGCGCAGGATGTTCGGGAATATATGGCTAAACTTGGGTTTCGCACGATCGATGAGATGATCGGCCAGTCTGATAAGCTAAAACAGCGGGAAATCACGCACTGGAAAGGAAAACACCTTGATCTCTCGCCGGTTCTGTTCAAACCTGATGCTCCCGAGGGTGTGGGTATCCGGCGTTTGATTGAGCAGGATCACGGGCTGGACAACGCAATGGATATCCAGACACTGATGGACATCTGCGAACCGGCACTCTCTAAAAAGAAACCGGTGCGTGCCCGGCTTCCGATTCAAAACATTAACCGTGTGGCAGGAACCATCATCGGTTGTGAAGTGACAAAACGGTACGGCCCCGCCGGACTTCCGGAAGATACCATCCACCTGAATTTCAATGGATCTGCCGGACAGAGTTTCGGTGCGTTTGTTCCTAAAGGGATGACGCTGGAACTGCAGGGCGATGCAAACGACTATTTCGGAAAAGGACTTTCAGGCGGTAAACTCATTCTATACCCCGATGAGGGTATACGGTTCAAACCGGAAGAGAACATCATTCTTGGGAATGTCTCGTTTTACGGAGCTACCAGCGGTGAAGCCTACATTCGTGGAATGGCCGGTGAACGTTTTTGTGTGAGAAACAGCGGTGTGAACGCCGTGGTTGAAGCCGTGGGTGATCACGCATGCGAATATATGACAGGCGGACGTGTGGTTGTTCTCGGCTCAACAGGACGTAATTTTGCAGCCGGGATGTCCGGCGGTATTGCCTATGTCCTGGATCTGCACGATCGGTTTGAGAAAAACTGCAATAAGGAGATGGTCAGCCTGCAGCGGCTCAGTGACGAAGATGAAATTCAAAACGTGAAAAAGATGATTCTTAATCACGGTGAATATACTGACAGCCACCTGGCCTGGAAAGTATTAGCCAAGTGGGAAATGTTGCAAGATAAATTTGTGAAAGTGATGCCGAAAGATTTTGAACAGATGCAGATCTCGATCGCCAAAGCAAAGAAAAACGGGGCTGATGACGAAAAAGCAGCTATGGATGCATTTCTCGAAAATAAAGCCGTATAA